In the genome of Siniperca chuatsi isolate FFG_IHB_CAS linkage group LG14, ASM2008510v1, whole genome shotgun sequence, the window acattaatcataaataataattaaataatcgaataatcaagaaaataattaataatgaaaataatcgtcagttgCAGTCCTAATGCATTTTGTGAGCATTATTTAAATTCTGGACCTAATTTTAACTActactacatactgtacaatactttaatatgtaataattaatattttataactGATTATagattttctgtgtaaaaatcttaatcagTAAGTAACTATAGCGGtgtaataaatatagtggagtaaaaagtgaaatgttgcaattttcaaagtaaagtacaagtacctcaaaattgtagttAATCACAgtgtttgagtaaatgtatgttGCTACTTTCCGCCACTGTACTTTTGCATCAGAAGGCAGAACGCTCCTTGGTTATACTGCACTATAggctatatattatattatactgtataatctGTATGTTGTAACTATAATCTGAAACAACCTTTAACCGCATTATATTATTCTTCATCATAattcccaacacacacaaacacacaggctttttcattttttcttttaatgccaTTTGGCTATTTTGTTGTAAATGTCACCATCTTTAACCACAACAGAGAGGGCACTATATGCAAACAAAGATTTGATATGATGGATGGGATAGACGTGATCTGTGAAGAGGTTCAGTTTAtaattttcattactgattaattttgcaataattttttgtgttagtttataaaaaaagtgcaaaaaatgCCCATTGCAATATCCTACAGCACAAGGTGAACTCTTaaaatttcatgttttgttaatcaactgtccaaaacccaaagatattcagtttacaattatataaaacagattaattgattatcaaaatagtttccgattatttttctgttgatcgattaatcaagtaatcgtTTCAGCTCCAGTTCAGTTGGCAATTGGCAGCAATTGATTTGCATGGATGAGAAAATACTCCACAGTCGtagtttttaaatcaaagtgGCAGCTCCTGCTGTTgaacatttgattttgttttctccccAGGATGTCCCGGGAGCAGCAGGCGGTGGCTCGTGCCAGGAAAGCCTTTGAAACAGGCAGGTCCAAATGTTTTGAGCACCGGATCCGCCAGTTGAAGAACCTGCAGCGGTTAttcactgagagacagaaagagatttCAGATGCCATCAAGAAAGACCTCAATAAGGTGAGTAGTGAATGGCTCTTCCTCACGGTCCTAATTTAATCGATACCTGGTCTGCTACAAGCTTGAGAGTCCGGGTTGGTTCTCCGACAAAACAAAGACTGAGAATAAAACTAATCAGAGGCATTTCTTTTGGTTCAGACTTTTGGATTTCTTTGTGCAAATTAGCTACAGGCTAGTAGCTAGTCTTATCAAGTGTCTATCACAGGTTTTCATGGTTTAATCTACACAACCCAAGGTTAGAACAGTAAGTCCTGGACTTATTTCCACTGTTATCACTGGTGTTGACACAGTTCACCAACTTTTATCAAGACAGAGACTGGCATTCAGTGTCTAATGTTAAGATAGGTTAGAAAATTAGCACCAAAGAACTAGAAAACTGAATCATACGAACAAACAATTGATAAAAATCTTTTCAGAAAGCTACAGTTGTCATGGTTAATTTTAAAACTTTCTTGGGTTTGcaagaaaacatacagtgaaaaaaagagaaaaagaaatacaatatcAGCTGTGAGCAAGTCCAATGTCATTGTCTTCATCCCCAGAGCGAGGTGGGGACCCAGCTGTACGAGACTCTGGGTCTGGAGGGGGAGATCAGCCTGGCCATCAGGAAGCTGAAGGAGTGGGCGGCCCCTCGATCCGTGGAGAAGAACCTGATTACCCTCGGCGACACCGTCTACATCAAGCCGGAGCCACTGGGAGTGGTGCTTATCATCGGGGCCTGGAACTACCCCTGGGCTGTCACCATCCAGCCGCTCATTGGAGCTATCGCTGCTGGTACTGtagcatgctgtgtgtgtgtgtgtgtgtgtgtctgtgtgtgtgatgtaacAAGGTCAGCGTTTACATTTCTATCTgatttcatcatcatttcccCCTGTGATGAACTTTGAGAAGGGATCTGTCTGCACAATATCTGTAGACGCCACTGGTTGAACTTTGAAACACTGATGCAAGATTTGTGTCCTTTGTCCACACAAGCAATTTCAAAATTAGACAAAATAGCATGAGAAGGTCACAATTTAGATATAAGAGTTTGTTGTGCATGATATTATGCATGTGCTTAGAGGCACCTCAAAGCtgtctgttgatcaactaacaAACATGCAGAAACCACTACAACTCTGTCTCATTTTCAGTCTGTATATTCAATTTTCTCTAATTCGTTTATTTTTCAGTCCTGTTCAGTTTCCTTGTCTTGTGATCATAACCACTCCGCTTCCCTTTTTATTCTGGTATGACCAAACATTCTTTATGCTCTGTCAGCTTGTTATAATGGGTCAAAGGCCACTCTGTGGACTCTGTACTGCAGTCATGACAGAGTTAAAAGATTAGCAATAGATTCCGAATAAATGAGTGTCTTCTAATGTGTATTTAATTGTCACATGCAGGTGATCATGTATTTTTTGTTCCCTTATGCGTGCATGTTGGTGTGTTTGCACGTGTGAACATACATGTCTCAACTATGTGCATTTGTCTCTATCATCAGCGATGGTTCATAGGACAAATTTCCAAGCTCCAAGATAATGAGTGAACTCATGAATAATTCATTCCTGTATCAAAAGCTACCCTTAAATGGCCGCCCTGCCCTTGTATAGAGGCTCTAAATCAAGTGTTTTGCCTTGGCTCTGATCACTTTGTGATGCAAACCTCTGTgtgaagtgtttgtttgtgactATTCAGCATGACACTACAGTATTTTTAATGGTCTTTTGTCTGATTCTTTATTTGATTGAATCTTTTGTTTGTTACAGACTTGTTCAGCATTACCATCTGTAAAACTTTCCTGAATTTGGTTAACATGCCCTTAGCAGGATTCAAACTCAGGAATCTGACAGGGGAACACATGTGGCAATATCTTAAATATCTTATTGTTTGTTACTTGCCCCCTGTGATAGCTTTACATATTAGTGCTACGAGAGCTGCTGCAGCTAGACAGCtcatttgtatttcatttggATAAGACCTGTTTAGACTCAAACACTGATGGCTGGAGGACTTCAATGAGTCCTGCCAGGCTGCAGCCCAAGCCCAGTAAGTGTTTACACAGCAAGGACTTTATCCTTTGCTCCAACATTATCAGATTTAAAACCAACAGTCATATCAGCCTTGCAGGTCTTTTCTCTTGATTTATCGGGCGATACATGATACAGATAATCAAGATTCagatttaacacatttaaacattttaaatataggCACTTGCTGTATAAATAAGCACTgtcctgtcagactgtgtgaaaTGGCAAAGTATGGAAATGTTGTCAGGTGGTATGAATTAACAATTCATTTGCAAAAATCAGTAGTCTTATGTAAGAAGTAGGTAATACATATGCTCCCATTCAAAAACAACCCTGACATATACACTACAtgtacctgctcagcaccaaatggcagacagacacagttagcgactagctggtgaacacagtggagaatttagcagctaaagagccagatatttccctcagtagttggtggtggagaccaaaaactgagctaaaagagagttaatattggactCATTAGGTGACCATTTGACATGGCTCCAGATGAATGTTTCTCCATaactgttggatgtgtaaataagaaactgtttgctaacaagttcactatatcaacttaaaaggttaTGATATGTCATTGTGTTCACAACTAGTTTCCActgccaccaagtggccaacgtttttgcaggtttaaatgAAGGTACAgtggaagaaaacaagactatgGGGAACAAGGGAGTAACAATTGGGAAttttagagaaaaggagaaataaattATACTTTTAGTTTAGAGTTTTACTTTTCAGTGTTACCaaatattctaaactcaaggttcacttactagctttcaaCTTAATTTAAAAGCTTTCTCCAGCAAAAAGAACGTACACAGGTGTCATCACATGACATAAGTACATAAGTTTGTTCACGTGATAACAGGTGGTCGTATATTAGGTGGGAgaatgtgattattattttattcaaaatgtcttcaagTTTCATCAGCTTACTTTTGAGAATTTGTAACGCCAGCTATCCTAAATGGAAAGTAAgacacatttcatcacaaaaaaaagaaaatggaagcaACTATTGACCCCACTGGAAAACAGTCTGCATGATAGGCGTGCAATTTTGCACCAGAACAGCTAATGCATGAAAAAGTGAACTTTAGGATGGAGCCTAAAGCTATACATTTGACTGTATTCAAGACTTGTCCAGACACTCTGGTTAGTCTACCTTTAATGTTTTCCCCCATCTTTGTCATTAGCAACACTACTAAAGTATCATAAAAGACTAAGCTTTTctgttaattattatttttttacagactATTATTTATACATTACAAATGGTGAATTGACAGAATGCCCATTACTCCCTATGAGACCACAATACTgccataaacaaacacatttcatgttAAATTTGTGCTGACTCACTTGGTAAAGCAAACTGGACAAACAGCATCAAAGAAAATGAAGGCTTTGAAACGTATTTGTTACATAATTAGTATGTAAAAGTATACAATTCTCTTTTGTACTTTGTGGACGATGTCTTGCTATCTTGTAATATCTGCTGCTTTTGACATTTACCTGTCCAGGCAATGCTGCTGTGGTCAAGCCCTCTGAGGTGTGTGTTCACACTGCAAAGGTCATGGAGGATCTGCTGCCACTTTACATCGACAAAGTAAGGATGGGTCTCATGACATCCACATAGTACGTATCCGAGGACTCATGGAAGGGAAACACGACACTGTTATTGTTCATGAAATGTAAGAATGTTATTGCCCTACAAAGGCAGAGTGCAGTAAGGTGAGAGAAAAGGGTTTAAAGTTTTCAGGCTGGGTAGCAAACtttaaaactgattaaaatgttgtAATGCTTTATGTCGTTTTAGGCTgattattttaatcaaagaaatcCTTGCCATAGAACCCACACAATACCTAAAAACGCTGATGGATAATCTTAACTGAATgctcagagaaactgcagtatcTACCAACAAAATGTGTTCTCTCAGCTTTCTTATCCATTTTAACTTTAGtttgattattatttacagTCCGTAGCTTATAGGAATCACGTTTCTATGTGTCGGAGtactattaatatttatattgaaatcAATATAATACATTCATTTACAATTTATACATTTAAGTATGTAATTTCAACGTAGCTTTTCCACAATTTGGAAAAATGAGATGGCAGCTGAGACCTGCTAAGCTAGCTACCTTTAGCAGGAGTTTAGCtgtatattttttcttctccctcatGAATTGATTTAGCTGCTGCTTTATTTAATTATGTGGAATAACAAGGTGAATAACTAAAATGTCAGTTCATTAAAACAGACAATTAAGTTGTATTCTTTGCAGGGTAGAATATTTTAACCCTCCTTGCTCACCAAATGAGGATACTAACGACAGGCTTAAGTTCCAGAAAGATTAACATAATTGACATTTCAAACAGGATTATTTCCTCTCTGAACAATAACACATATTTTGGGCTGTTTAGTCCACGTTACAATAGCTTTTTTTCTGCTGGCTACATGTGCACTGACACAGTATATCAGGCAAACACTGTTCacctttactgtatataaactttACATGGGCCACCGTGCATAGAAAGGCTCATAACAGGTAAAGTGTTTGCTTGGCTCTTTTAATGTGCCAATAAACAGCaaccagttttattttaatctcaATTTTGTCTGCAGATGATCTACAAAGCCAAAAAagaaattttaataaaatgcgTGTCACAAAACTGCCCACACGTTGTTTCAGTAACTACACGCTGCTTTGTGAttaattgaatgtgtttttctacCCTGCGTGTCAGGAGCTTTACCCTGTAGTAACCGGAGGAGTGTCAGAGACCCAGGAGCTGCTGCGCCAGAGGTTCGATCACATCTTCTACACCGGCAACAGCGTGGTGGGCAAACTGATCATGGAGGCTGCTGCCAAACACCTGACACCTGTCACCCTGGAGCTGGGTGGCAAGAGCCCCTGCTACATTGACAAAAACTGTGACATAAGCATAGCCTGCAGGTCAGAACAGTGACTGAATATGGTTTGACTTAATGGTTATTTTCTCCATTCTTTTTATAgctatttatttctttaacaCACAATCCATCCTGTCTCTCTTGTACTGTAGCTGTTCCTTCCTGAGACCCTTCTGTTAACTCTTTCACTACTGTGTAGGCGTGTCGCCTGGGGAAAGTACACTAACTGTGGTCAGACCTGCATCGCCCCAGACTACATCCTTTGTGACCCCAGCATCCAGGACCGGGTCATTGAAGAGGTCAAGAAGTCCATTAAGGTACTGAAGACCTGAAAACACACTAAGGGAAAAGTAATGATCTTTCTTTTCCATTGTAAACTTCAAAAACAGGTGATTCTGACCAAAAGATTCATTATCAAAGGACCCAAAATGACTAATAGCAGTAACCTGTAATGTCAGAAAGTCCTGAGATCTTCATGTTATTGCGGAggaaaactaaactaaacaaaattttaaaaacccTGATTTAGGGGGCTTTTTCTTTCGTATTCTTTGCCCggattttttgtaatttaagctttttttgttgttaagtTTTCCaacatataaacacaataaTGCAACATATTACAGTAAACCAatgaacaacacaaaacaaatctggTCACATATAGTAGTTAACTGATGTAAAACAAGCCACactattaaaataatgaaagaaaaaaagacaatagacaaaaagagagcacaaaatataaataaaatactacataaatacataaaaatgagACAAGACTTCATAAAACTTCCCTTGGTAAATATTAGTCCTTGCGATTAAAGATTCAAAAGAGGCAATGTCAGTCATTAATTATAACCATTCATCAAAAACAGGCTTTGTCTGACTCTTCCAATGGCGGAGAACAATCCTTGAAGCACCAATAAAGCCTGCCAGtgcaaatacacatttttgtttggatATACCTGGGGGTAGGAGAGACCTGTTTTCTAATAAGCACAACTGGGGAGAATCTGGCAATAGTTTATGCAACCGCTTTCCAATACTTTTGGCTACTTGTTTCCAAAAtggagaaacaaaagaacaatcccacattaaaagaagaaaagtacaCCTCCAACAGTAATTCTATGTCCAGATTTTACAAGAACGTTTGTGTAGTTATGAGATTGTTTCCTCTGGCAGGAGTTCTACACAGACAACCCAAAGACCTGCCCTGACTATGGACGCATCATCAACCAGCGCCACTTCAAGAGGATAATGACCTTGTTGGAAGACAGCACCATCGCTGTAGGAGGAGACAATGACGAGTCAGACTGCTACATAGGTAATCCTTCTGACAACCACCAGCTCTTCACATGAAAATCAATCAGGACTTATCTACCTGAGTAGAGTTTAGTGGGAGctttttttatgcttttcatTCAGGCAATTACTCACACTGACATATGTTTAGTAATGCAGAACAAACtataaaaacatgcatgtgataaatagtgtttctgtgttgtgtttagcCCCCACAGTTCTGCGGGACGTGAAGCCAGAGGCGAAGGTGATGCAGGAGGAGATATTTGGACCTCTGCTTCCCATCTTGCTGGTCAGCAGCCTGGACGAAGCCATCAAGTTTATCAATAAGGGAGAGAAACCTCTGGCCCTCTACATCTTCACATCAGATAACAAGGTAACTAACTACTGTTAACTACACAGCAGAGTATTTAACAGATGCAGACCtctacatgtacagtatgtagattCAGACTCACAGGCATAACATAACTCTTCGCTCTAAAGGTGATCACGAAAATGACAGAAGAGACCTCCAGTGGAGGACTGGTGGCCAACGACTGTCTTGTGCACTATTCTGTCAGCTCTCTGCCTTTCGGAGGAGTGGGTGAGTACTCACAGGGGCCGAAATCGTACTACAAACAAGAGTTCACgtactctctctttttcttattCACTCACTtagtttatttcccatttacagagccacggctgtgtacaaacaccagatttttttttcagtgcatacactgaacggacagctagcggaccgtgatgAGATAttagctgaatttgacaaaaagacgtgtattggattagaatcgcataccccacctttaaataaaGGTTCAAAGGTTCcctgtgcacatacacactatgcttgaaaagacaagacaatttgatttattgttttaaagcccaacaaatacatgtatacagtgcctcactgaaaaaacattttccaaagcatacctGACTTTTTAGACTGATTTCACACCTTTCAGACATCCACTAGTTTTCATTCGCTTTAGTTTGCTTGAACTTGCTGGAGATAattaatccatcacagtgaacatttattttatagttttgttATTTGTCAGTGTTAAATTACCATCATGTGCTAATCCAACTGTTCTGAAATCTCTTCGTTGTTGGGTTCAAGAAAAGAGATTTTAGAGTTACTGCAGAATGAACTCGAGTAACCTCTATAATACCAGAAACCAAATTTGATCATTAATTTACTTAagttcttgtttgtttttagggTTGATTTCCTAGCTCATGCCAGCTCATGAAGCAGTACCTTTTGGCAGCTTACACTCAACACAT includes:
- the aldh3a2b gene encoding aldehyde dehydrogenase family 3 member A2b — protein: MSREQQAVARARKAFETGRSKCFEHRIRQLKNLQRLFTERQKEISDAIKKDLNKSEVGTQLYETLGLEGEISLAIRKLKEWAAPRSVEKNLITLGDTVYIKPEPLGVVLIIGAWNYPWAVTIQPLIGAIAAGNAAVVKPSEVCVHTAKVMEDLLPLYIDKELYPVVTGGVSETQELLRQRFDHIFYTGNSVVGKLIMEAAAKHLTPVTLELGGKSPCYIDKNCDISIACRRVAWGKYTNCGQTCIAPDYILCDPSIQDRVIEEVKKSIKEFYTDNPKTCPDYGRIINQRHFKRIMTLLEDSTIAVGGDNDESDCYIAPTVLRDVKPEAKVMQEEIFGPLLPILLVSSLDEAIKFINKGEKPLALYIFTSDNKVITKMTEETSSGGLVANDCLVHYSVSSLPFGGVGNSGMGCYHGKFTFDQLSHLRGCLIKKLNMEGVNSMRYPPHTAKKLGWARFFIMKTVDVGWIGQMALLAVLAVVVAVVIQNYLH